In the genome of Populus trichocarpa isolate Nisqually-1 chromosome 10, P.trichocarpa_v4.1, whole genome shotgun sequence, the window TGAATAACTCTATTTCTCTAATGTTATGCATCTGCATAGCTAGTAATTTCCCCCGAGCAGTAAACTTTTTTTAGCATGCATGCAGGTGCATGTTGCTAGTCAGCTGTTTAGAGTTCCTAGAATTGGATCATTAGTACACAAGGAAGATGCTCAACCATTCAAAGAAGCTTTTAGAAGAAGCCAATTACTTGGAAATGCCAACGTGAATTGTCTCAGCATTTCCAGTGCATTGAAGTTTCCAGAATCAAGCATCAACGTTAGGCATTTAAAGTTGAAATGGAggaaatttgataaattagcAGCCCGAGTTGGGGGAGCAAGAAACATATTTAACGAACTGTTTGGGGTTTGTAAGGCTGAAAATACGTTTTGGCTGGACAGTTCCTCAGTAGAAAAGGTCTtactcttaaatttttatagcaCTTTGTTgtcatgtttattatttttaaccttCCCTTTTAGGGATTTTgacatcctttattttttcctgCTTTTGAACATTTAGAAAAGAGCACGCTTTTCATTTATGGGGGGTAAAGACGGACCACTTTGGAGGCAAATGACATTTAGATTGTCAGATCAAAGGTTTTGTTAACTCAGacattttattcttcttcttgaatTATAGTCATTCACATATCCCTTCAATTGTTTGTTTGGTTTATTCTCGTcacttttttttgctttatttatgtttttaactaGTTGTTTAGAGTGATGTTTTGCTGAGTCAGGTGCAAGATtgggtttctttttttgataGATAAGATTGTGTGATTTTCTAGTTTTCACGTGATCCTTTACAGAAAATAATTTGTACTGCACTTATTTTTCAGTGATATGGATTTTAAAGGTGGAGGTTACTTATCAATCAAAGATACTCAAGGATCCACCGAAAGCATGTTTTTGGAAAaaggttttcttgattttttgaacCAGGTATAATTGTATAGACTTTACTGGTTGTTTTTGTCAATCAAATCATGACAACATTACAAGTATAAATTACGCTTAAATTGTAGTTTCCTTTTTGGGATTTGGGGAGGGGGGGCAATCGAGTTGAGTCTGCATGGAAATATTGACACATTATAGAAAACATTTGAAGTTCATTTGCCTCTGACGAATATGACAGGGCTTTTAGTGCTTGACTAAAAGTTGATGCATGGAAACAGACTCAAATGCCACTTGTCTAATATGTGTTTAGgatgaataaaaatttatattcatgCTTTCAATCAGATCGCTAGATCCAGTCTGATAGATGTTTTTGGTTGCTTGATCTGGTTTCTAGGAGCTACTATCATTTACTTACGATGAAGAAGATTTTGAAGAACTGCCATTTGACTTTCATGGTGGTTATATTGGTTACTTCGGGTAAATTCTCTCTCCCTCCATGTGTAGGTTAATCTTGTTTGAATGGGTAACATAAAGTCATCAAGCTATTTTAGCATTGCATGAAATTCCTCTTCATTCAAACCTCCATAAATACCAGGCATTAATCTCTAAATGTGCCATGTCTCAGTTCCACACACATCACAGACCCATTCAATTACTCCTTGCTGCTTGCTTGGATCTTGTGTTGTAGGTAGTCAAATACTTTACACGGATCCATTTATCATCAAGAATTatcttgtttggattttttagaaatgaatatttttatcctCGCATCCTTTTTGAAAGGACTTGGAAATGCAAAGGaatgaagtaaaataaattaaaacatgaacAGGCTAATTTACTGAAGTTCAACTGGAAATATCATATCCCTTGGAGCATCCTTTTTATGCAACATCCTGGCTGAATCTGGTATTGCGATTTTTTGACAATATATCTCTCATATTGCAGGTATAGCCTCAAAGTTGAATGTGGCATGTTATCCAACCGTCACAAATCTACGACTCCAGATGCTTGCTTTTTCTTTGCAGATAATTTTGTAGTCATCGATCATCTTAATGACAATGTTTATATATTGTCTTTACATGAGGAAAGCACAACCAGCATTCCATGGTTGGATGACACGGAAAATAAGTTGCTTTGCTTAGAAGCTTCTACCACAAGGAAATTAGGGGAGCAGGCTTCCCCTACTGCAACAGTTTCCCCATACAAGGCAGGTTTTCTTGGTGAGAAATCTAGAGAGCAGTATATTAAAGATGTTAGTAAGTGTCTAGAATACATTAAAGATGGGGAAAGCTACGAGTTATGTCTCACTTCTCAGATGAGAAAAACAGTTGGAGAGATAGATTCCTTGGGACTTTACCTTCACCTCAGAGAGAAAAATCCAGCACCATATGCTGCGTGGcttaatttttcaaatgaagATTTGTGCATCTGCTGTTCTTCTCCTGAGAGATTCCTATGCTTGGACAGAAATGGTATATTAGAAGCAAAGCCGATTAAAGGTACCATAGCTCGTGGGGTGACCCTGGAGGAAGATGAAGAGCTTAAATTGAAACTGCAGTACAGGTAAATTTGAATCTGGTCTTCAAATTGAAACTTTGATAGCTTATCATGTGATTTTACGTTCATGCTAGACATGAGAAATCATTCTTGTTAATGTTCACATGCTATAAAAATGAATGTAAATAATATTGAACAGACTAGTTTTACCTTTGAAATACCTTGGCCGTGTAAATCATATTGAACAGAATAAATGCATTTTGAGTGCAAGAATtgctctatttttcttttttctatgaactgacctctctctctctctctctctagtgaAAAGGATCAAGCTGAAAATCTTATGATTGTCGATCTTTTGAGGAACGATCTTGGTCGTGTCTGTGAGCCTGGTTCTGTTCATGTCCCACATCTTATGGAAGTAGAGTCGTATGCAACTGTGCATACTATGGTGAGTACAATTCGAGGAAAGAAGAGGTCAAATGTAAGTGCAGTTGACTGTGTCAGGGCTGCATTTCCTGGTGGCTCAATGACAGGTGCACCAAAATTGAGATCAATGGAGCTTCTCGATTCTCTTGAAAGCAGTTCTCGTGGGATCTACTCAGGTTCCATTGGATTTTTCTCATATAATCAGACATTTGATCTGAATATAGTGATAAGAACAATAGTTATTCATGACGGTGAAGCTTCTATAGGTGCAGGAGGAGCTATTGTTGCTCTATCAAATCCTGAAGACGAATACGATGAAATGTTACTGAAAACACGAGCACCAGCAAGCGCAGTGATAGAATTTCAGTAGGATCAGAACCAGATGTTCACATTATAGAATAGCAACACtgttgtattttcttttccacAACTTTTTTCCCCCCAGAAATTGTCATTCTTGCTGCACACAAGCACAGATAGCCCTGTAGAGATCAGGGGCAACGCAGCTTCacagttttttcttctttgtagcGGTCTTTAGatccaattatatataaacattgacTCTTGCATTTGTATTCGATTGTTACAATTTACCATTATAAAAAATTCCATACAAGtgtatcattattattttcccCTCGCTTTTTGTATTCGATTGGCATCTCTTGCATTTGCGCTTTGAATGGGTTCTCTCGCATTCTTTTCTTCTCGCAGTCTAAAAATTTAAGAGTTTTTGTGAGTCGAAAAACATGAGCAGTTTCTTGGtaatagctagctagctagcatctTCGTAGAACGATCTTTTAGCAGTGCGGTCTTTGATTAAAATGTTGTAAAACAACCAAACTGGTGGTCGGTGTAAAAGAAGGAGCCACCGTATAATGTATGAATTGACCAAGTCGTATTTTTGTTCAAGTATGGACAAATTATAGGTTGGTGGCAGTTCTTTCCAAATTATTCTTATTTCACTCCACCACCTACCAAGTTTGTATGATATCCAAGCAAAGATTGGGCCATCGCCTTCCCATTCTCCACACTACCTGCCTAGTCAGTGCTTACCTAcccataaaattgaaaaaaaaaaaagaaaaaaaaagggggaaattcTCTCACACACAGACGAGGAGAAGAGGGGGGTAGGTGGTTCCAGACAAGCTACAACAGCAACTACACCACCACTAGACATCTCAAAGTTAAAACCCCACGCAATTtgctttattaaataaaaccaaaccaaTCTCTCCCAGCCTACTCTCTCTCCTCATCTCTCTCTATCGATTTTCATTAGAGAGATCAATGGCTTCTTCTACTCTTACCTCCAAGTCCTTTCTCGGTTCCTCAAGAATCGACGGTGCTTCAATATCCTCCGACCTCCGTAAACTCTCAATATCCTCCGTTCAGATCTCCTTCCGCTCACGTATTCCAAAGAAACTCCGTAAGTGTCCTTCTCTTTTTAACAATTCATTTATCTTCTTGCATAATCTCTCGCATTTTAGATATTGAATTTAGGTTTACTCAGCTtgacttatgtttttttatttaatatagaaATAAATGCGGCGGGAAGCACATTTGGGACTAATTTTAGAGTAACTACATTTGGTGAGTCACACGGAGGTGGTGTTGGTTGTATAATTGATGGATGTCCTCCGCGCATCCCCCTATCCGAAGCTGATATGCAATTTGATCTAGATAGAaggttatttcttcttttttttcaaagaattacttttgtgatttgttttgtgCCTCAAGGTGTATTGtattgattaatattttgtGTGTGCAGGAGGCCAGGTCAGAGCCGAATTACGACTCCGAGAAAAGAGACGGATACCTGCAAAATATCTTCCGGTGTTTCTgaaggttttttcttcttcttcttcttttattgttaATGGGTTGTTGCTGATGGTGTTggtttttgatgtgctgatatggtggtggtggtgtgttAACTGCAGGACTGACTACTGGGACGCCGATTCATGTATTTGTACCAAATAC includes:
- the LOC7458655 gene encoding aminodeoxychorismate synthase, chloroplastic isoform X1, which codes for MALCSSTSLELKNPFIEGTKGKIATSKSFLRVGYVAKNEKSCCCNGRKVAVSSHLMPGHLEGSFMGKKRLEEPSQKMDFVRTLLIDNYDSYTYNIYQELSVVNGVPPVVIQNDEWTWEDACHYLYEKRAFDNIVISPGPGSPTCAADIGICLRLLLECRDIPILGVCLGHQALGYVNGARIVHASEPVHGRLSEIEHNGSRLFDNIPSGRKSGFKVVRYHSLIIDSEALPKELIPTAWTSSSTHSFLESPNSGLNLDACKNQIRPSTSSDTFSTGSHNGASWSFSHPGRMQGGKVLMGIMHSTRPHYGLQFHPESIATCHGRQIFENFREITEDYWQRLRPRSTFINERNVHYTACMQVHVASQLFRVPRIGSLVHKEDAQPFKEAFRRSQLLGNANVNCLSISSALKFPESSINVRHLKLKWRKFDKLAARVGGARNIFNELFGVCKAENTFWLDSSSVEKKRARFSFMGGKDGPLWRQMTFRLSDQSDMDFKGGGYLSIKDTQGSTESMFLEKGFLDFLNQELLSFTYDEEDFEELPFDFHGGYIGYFGYSLKVECGMLSNRHKSTTPDACFFFADNFVVIDHLNDNVYILSLHEESTTSIPWLDDTENKLLCLEASTTRKLGEQASPTATVSPYKAGFLGEKSREQYIKDVSKCLEYIKDGESYELCLTSQMRKTVGEIDSLGLYLHLREKNPAPYAAWLNFSNEDLCICCSSPERFLCLDRNGILEAKPIKGTIARGVTLEEDEELKLKLQYSEKDQAENLMIVDLLRNDLGRVCEPGSVHVPHLMEVESYATVHTMVSTIRGKKRSNVSAVDCVRAAFPGGSMTGAPKLRSMELLDSLESSSRGIYSGSIGFFSYNQTFDLNIVIRTIVIHDGEASIGAGGAIVALSNPEDEYDEMLLKTRAPASAVIEFQ
- the LOC7458655 gene encoding aminodeoxychorismate synthase, chloroplastic isoform X2, whose amino-acid sequence is MRSGYRIYLNLTGICLRLLLECRDIPILGVCLGHQALGYVNGARIVHASEPVHGRLSEIEHNGSRLFDNIPSGRKSGFKVVRYHSLIIDSEALPKELIPTAWTSSSTHSFLESPNSGLNLDACKNQIRPSTSSDTFSTGSHNGASWSFSHPGRMQGGKVLMGIMHSTRPHYGLQFHPESIATCHGRQIFENFREITEDYWQRLRPRSTFINERNVHYTACMQVHVASQLFRVPRIGSLVHKEDAQPFKEAFRRSQLLGNANVNCLSISSALKFPESSINVRHLKLKWRKFDKLAARVGGARNIFNELFGVCKAENTFWLDSSSVEKKRARFSFMGGKDGPLWRQMTFRLSDQSDMDFKGGGYLSIKDTQGSTESMFLEKGFLDFLNQELLSFTYDEEDFEELPFDFHGGYIGYFGYSLKVECGMLSNRHKSTTPDACFFFADNFVVIDHLNDNVYILSLHEESTTSIPWLDDTENKLLCLEASTTRKLGEQASPTATVSPYKAGFLGEKSREQYIKDVSKCLEYIKDGESYELCLTSQMRKTVGEIDSLGLYLHLREKNPAPYAAWLNFSNEDLCICCSSPERFLCLDRNGILEAKPIKGTIARGVTLEEDEELKLKLQYSEKDQAENLMIVDLLRNDLGRVCEPGSVHVPHLMEVESYATVHTMVSTIRGKKRSNVSAVDCVRAAFPGGSMTGAPKLRSMELLDSLESSSRGIYSGSIGFFSYNQTFDLNIVIRTIVIHDGEASIGAGGAIVALSNPEDEYDEMLLKTRAPASAVIEFQ